AGCCTCTCCAGAGGTTTGTCGGGCCACACGGTATAATTCCACCGTAGAAAGCCATCCAATTTCAGCTTTTCTGCGAGCCAAGGGATCACCCGAGACTCAATTGACGGCGAACTGAGGAACGTGTTGGGTTTCTCTGGCGAGCAGCAAACGTAAAACGTAAATGTCCCCTTCACGTCCTTTCTTAATTGCTCTAGCTGTTCAAATTCCTCTGCAGCACAGTCAAGGACAGGCACATAATCAACGATTCCTTTAATATGTTTACGAATAAATTCGGTATGATTGATTGCTGCTTTATAGCGGAATGATGGCGCCATCTCGCGTAAGCATGCTAAACTTTCCTCAAATAAGCAGATATCAGCCGGTTCATCCGCAACAACACGAACGCGGTCAATCCACTTTTTCGAGATAAAATGCTGCTCTAATGCCACTACATAAGCGCTAAGATCTGATTTATTTCGGATAAACTTATAGCTCCCGGTTTCTTCATCATAATAGCGGACGCGAATGGCATCGGGGTAATCATCCACAACTCCCCCAAACCCTTCATCCTCATGCTTCCAAATATTGATCAAGCCGAATACTTCTATTTCTTTGCATATTCCGTGCTTCTCTCCTATCTCAACATACCGATCCAAGTGCGTAAAATCATAGTCAAATCGACCGTCGCTCCGTCTCACGATTTGAACGATACTGTATTCATTCAAGTCGGATGGCTCAGCATCGATAAATGATCGTTGTCCGCTCCATGGCTCCTCTGAAACAACAAGCGTCAACGCCTTTTGTCCGAGCTGAGACAAGCTGTGAAGATACGAATCAAGAAGCGTAAAATGTTCATCGGACCAATAGGAAACATCATATTTTCTTGCAATATTACAGTTATGCTGCCACAAGTCCAAAACGAAAGTATAATTTTGAGGCTCTGGCAGCACTTGTTCACTGATCGTTAAACGAAACGTCAGTTCTTTCTCCAAAACCTCATCCTCGAACATCGTATGCGTGTAGAATTTCAGCTTGCCTTCATATTGACCGCTTACAACGGAATCATCGGCATGAAGCTCCACCCACAAAGGTTGGATCTGACGCTTCCTAAGCCATTGGTAGGGTTCATCCAGCAGAACATCTGAAGTCATAACGCGATTATCGTCCTCTATCAACCCGATAAGCTGAAGATCGATCTTGCAGGGAGCATCCGTCTCCACCTCACAGCGCACGATTTTGATCGGCCCGCCCTTCCATAACAATGCATCCCGGTTAATCGTAACGAGCATATCCTCTTGATCTGAGCTGACCAATGCCTGGAAGGCGGCGCTGTCATTTTTACAGCAGCGAAGTTCCAAGTGTTTCACCTGCGTGTCTTCACGTCCCTGATTCCACCAATTGGACGACCACATATACTTATAGAACATGTTTTGCAAACCACAGTTCACTTTAAACTGCACCTCCGAGTCTAATCTGAAATCCTCCAGGTCCTCCTCCAGGTCAGACTTGAAGGTAGAATTATTTAGGGGAAATTTCGAATTATTTCGTATCAATTGCCTTCTGGTAAATTTCTATATACTGACCAAGTTGCAGACCATCCAGACCTTTTACATAAGAATCCCATTCTTTCTCGATGTCCTTGCTGCCCGTAATAAACTGAGCCATGTTTGACTTGACGTAATCTCGGATTGATGTTTTTAGTTGAGCCGCAACCTGAGTGTCTTCCAATGCTATGAATACGCTGGACGGATAATTCTCCTTCGATTGGAACGGCTCATATTTGGCTGATTCACGCTTCAGACGAACCTCGTAAGCGCCTTCAGCAAGCGGATCCTGCAGAGCTGCCCATGAGTCACGATACTGGTATGTGCGGAGGGACGGTCCAAGCTGATCCCAGCGATCGTTATACGTAATTTTGGTTTCACCATCAGAAATAATTGCATAAGTTGCCGGTTTGCCGTCCATACCCAGCTCGCCTTCCTCTGCTTTGCGCCATCCTTCACCTTCTGGACCATGCTCTTGATTCACAATGGCTTCTTCTGTATATAAATAGTCGGCCAAACGGATTGCGGCGATTTTCTGTTCATCGGTCGCTTTGTTCGTAATAGCCATTTGCGACACACTTACTCCCGCAAAGTATCCTTCTTGCTGCACACCGTTCGGTCCTTTAAGGGGAGGCACGGTGACATACTCTTTATGGCGCGGGTGTTTGTCATCGGGGCTGTGGGCGTAACTGATTAGAGCGGTTGTAATGCTGCCAATCACATTCGCGTCTTGACGGTTGCCCAACTGCTGGATGGCATCGGAGTTCTGTGTGAATGATGCTGGATCGATCAGGCCTTCCGTATAGAGCTTGTTCAGGTACAATAATCCCTGCTTCCATTCTTCCTTATTGGCGACGAAATCCACTTTGCCGTCCTTTACCTGGAGAAAAGTCCCGTTGTCTTTGTCCACCTGATCGTCGATGATAAACGAATTCATCAAGAAGGAAGCGACGTTCCCTGCCCACATGTCGTCAGCGCCGGTAAGCGGAATTTCGTCTTTTATACCATTACCGTTCGGATCATTTTCTTTAAAAGCTTTTAGTACTTCATAAAACTCGTCCGTTGTTGACGGCATTTTTAACCCAAGCTTCTCCAGCCAAGACTGATTGATCCATAGCTTCTGTGCATAGTTGCAGTGATAACACTCGTTCACTTGCGGAAGAGCATAAATGTTGCCGTCCGGTGAAGTGATAGAGCTTTCCAGGTACGGCAGTTCAGCCATTGCTTTTTTGAAGTTAGGCGCATATTTATCAATCAAGTCGTTCAGTGGAATAAACACACCCTCTTTGCCGTACTTCATCTGCTCTTCTTTGGTTAAGCTCCCATGCAAAATTACTTCAGGATAATCACCGCTTGCCAGCATCAATTGTTTGCGGTCGTTTAGCGCTTTTTCGGGTACGAGATCCCATTTTATTTGAATATTCGTCTTGTCCTGGAGGTATTTCGTGAATGTATTGGTTTCCATATTCTCTATGACGGCGTACTGCGGAGCAAACATTTTGATCGTCATGGGCGTATTGACAATCGGATATTCTCCAACGGGCGTAAACACGTCGCTTGCTTCTGGTGCACTAGCAGAAGGTGTATTCGTAGTTGTGCTCGAATCCCCGCTACAGGCGCTCAAGACGAGTGATAAACAGAGTGCAGCTCCGAGGACGCAAGAGAATGACTTTTTCCATGTTTTCATAGTTATGACCCCTCCCATTTATCGAACATTAATTTCAATTACGGAAGCATTCTATCTGGTCTTCAACCCCTCACCTCCTTTAAATGCTGGTTGAGCTACCTCCCCGTCACTATCCTTTTAATGAACCGATCATGACACCTTTAACAAAGTGCTTCTGCACGAACGGATAAATGATCAGGACAGGTGCACTTGCGACAACGATAAGTGAATATTTAAGCAAGTCCTTCAATCCTTGCTGCGCCAACATCTGATCAACATTGGTCACCATAGTCGGATCGATCGAGTTTAGAATAAGAATGTTACGCAACACGATCTGTAACGGGAACAAATCTGGAGATTTCAGGAAAATCAATGCATCGAAGTAAGCATTCCAGTGGCCCACAGCATACATCAACGTCAGCACAGCCAAAATGGGTTTGGAGAGCGGAATTACCATACTGGTAATGAACCGGATGTCACTACAGCCATCGAGTTCGGCAGCTTCCGCAATTTCCTCGGGAATCGTGGTCTGAAAAAAGGTCCGAGCGACAATCACTTGAAACACCGCCATGGCTCCTGGCAAAATCATCGCCCAACGTGTATCGAGGATATGAAGGTTTTTTACTACGAGATATAAGGGGATAAGCCCTCCTTCGAACATCATCGTGATGACTAGAAGGACCATGATGAAATTACGGCCGTAGAACGTTTTTCTGGCGAGCGGATAAGCAAGCATAACAGT
This window of the Paenibacillus marchantiae genome carries:
- a CDS encoding DUF4091 domain-containing protein; protein product: MFYKYMWSSNWWNQGREDTQVKHLELRCCKNDSAAFQALVSSDQEDMLVTINRDALLWKGGPIKIVRCEVETDAPCKIDLQLIGLIEDDNRVMTSDVLLDEPYQWLRKRQIQPLWVELHADDSVVSGQYEGKLKFYTHTMFEDEVLEKELTFRLTISEQVLPEPQNYTFVLDLWQHNCNIARKYDVSYWSDEHFTLLDSYLHSLSQLGQKALTLVVSEEPWSGQRSFIDAEPSDLNEYSIVQIVRRSDGRFDYDFTHLDRYVEIGEKHGICKEIEVFGLINIWKHEDEGFGGVVDDYPDAIRVRYYDEETGSYKFIRNKSDLSAYVVALEQHFISKKWIDRVRVVADEPADICLFEESLACLREMAPSFRYKAAINHTEFIRKHIKGIVDYVPVLDCAAEEFEQLEQLRKDVKGTFTFYVCCSPEKPNTFLSSPSIESRVIPWLAEKLKLDGFLRWNYTVWPDKPLERLSYRPMIWKAGDTNFVYPGKRGKPLLSLRYKWLQRGIHDYEYMQIAKQNGQEEQVEKILQRVFRFNHPRELAPSSGKTAMQLYSFNIEDYDRLYEIENGQTE
- a CDS encoding ABC transporter substrate-binding protein; this translates as MKTWKKSFSCVLGAALCLSLVLSACSGDSSTTTNTPSASAPEASDVFTPVGEYPIVNTPMTIKMFAPQYAVIENMETNTFTKYLQDKTNIQIKWDLVPEKALNDRKQLMLASGDYPEVILHGSLTKEEQMKYGKEGVFIPLNDLIDKYAPNFKKAMAELPYLESSITSPDGNIYALPQVNECYHCNYAQKLWINQSWLEKLGLKMPSTTDEFYEVLKAFKENDPNGNGIKDEIPLTGADDMWAGNVASFLMNSFIIDDQVDKDNGTFLQVKDGKVDFVANKEEWKQGLLYLNKLYTEGLIDPASFTQNSDAIQQLGNRQDANVIGSITTALISYAHSPDDKHPRHKEYVTVPPLKGPNGVQQEGYFAGVSVSQMAITNKATDEQKIAAIRLADYLYTEEAIVNQEHGPEGEGWRKAEEGELGMDGKPATYAIISDGETKITYNDRWDQLGPSLRTYQYRDSWAALQDPLAEGAYEVRLKRESAKYEPFQSKENYPSSVFIALEDTQVAAQLKTSIRDYVKSNMAQFITGSKDIEKEWDSYVKGLDGLQLGQYIEIYQKAIDTK
- a CDS encoding carbohydrate ABC transporter permease, which produces MFKASRIRESYGDRLFLLGVYAFLSVVTIVVLFPLIFIISSSFSSPQAVVSGKVWLLPVDFTLEGYKAVFRNPQIVFGYLNSLYYTVIGTAVNVALTVMLAYPLARKTFYGRNFIMVLLVITMMFEGGLIPLYLVVKNLHILDTRWAMILPGAMAVFQVIVARTFFQTTIPEEIAEAAELDGCSDIRFITSMVIPLSKPILAVLTLMYAVGHWNAYFDALIFLKSPDLFPLQIVLRNILILNSIDPTMVTNVDQMLAQQGLKDLLKYSLIVVASAPVLIIYPFVQKHFVKGVMIGSLKG